The Fusobacterium necrophorum subsp. necrophorum genome has a window encoding:
- a CDS encoding sodium-dependent transporter, producing MMENNTLEKRDGFQTKWGFILACIGSAVGMGNIWRFPVLVSAWGGMTFLIPYVIFVILIGATGVIGEFALGRAAEAGPVGAFGMCTALKGKRKLGERLGIIPILGSLALAIGYSCVMGWIFKYTWMSIDGSMFAMQGNMEVIGSTFGKTASAGGANIWIIIALLVSFAIMSMGIASGIEKANKFMMPILFFLFVFLGIYIAFQPGSHDGYQYIFTVNPQGLVDPKLWIYAFGQAFFSLSVAGNGSVIYGSYLSKTEDIPSSARNVAFFDTLAALLAAFVIIPAMAVGGAELSSGGPGLMFIYLVNIMNTMAGGRIIEVIFYVCVLFAGVSSIVNLYEAPVAFLQEKFKAKRVVATAIIHIVGAVVAISIQAIVGGWMDFVSIYICPLGALLAGVMFFWVAGKDFVEEAVNMGAQNKIGTWFFPTAKYAYCFLVLLALVAGAFLGGIG from the coding sequence ATGATGGAGAACAATACTTTAGAAAAGCGTGACGGGTTTCAAACAAAATGGGGGTTCATTTTGGCATGTATTGGTTCGGCAGTCGGAATGGGAAATATTTGGAGATTTCCAGTTTTGGTTTCTGCTTGGGGAGGAATGACTTTTTTAATTCCTTATGTTATCTTTGTCATTTTAATTGGAGCAACAGGAGTGATTGGAGAGTTTGCCTTAGGTCGTGCAGCAGAAGCCGGTCCTGTGGGAGCTTTCGGAATGTGTACTGCACTAAAAGGAAAACGTAAGTTAGGAGAACGTTTAGGAATTATTCCTATTTTAGGCTCTCTTGCCCTAGCTATCGGGTATTCTTGTGTCATGGGATGGATTTTTAAATATACATGGATGTCGATAGACGGTTCTATGTTTGCCATGCAGGGGAATATGGAAGTCATTGGTTCCACTTTTGGAAAAACGGCCTCTGCAGGGGGAGCAAATATTTGGATTATCATTGCTCTGCTTGTCAGCTTTGCAATTATGTCTATGGGGATTGCGAGTGGAATTGAAAAAGCAAATAAATTTATGATGCCGATTTTGTTTTTCCTATTTGTGTTTTTAGGAATATATATTGCATTTCAACCCGGATCCCACGACGGATATCAATATATTTTTACGGTGAACCCACAGGGGCTTGTGGATCCGAAACTTTGGATTTATGCTTTTGGACAAGCATTTTTTTCTCTTTCTGTAGCCGGAAACGGTTCCGTCATCTATGGTTCTTATTTAAGTAAAACGGAAGATATTCCAAGTTCAGCCAGAAATGTAGCTTTTTTTGATACTTTGGCAGCTTTATTGGCAGCCTTTGTCATCATACCTGCTATGGCTGTGGGAGGAGCAGAACTTTCTTCTGGCGGACCGGGATTGATGTTTATTTATCTTGTGAACATCATGAATACCATGGCGGGCGGAAGGATTATTGAAGTGATTTTTTATGTTTGCGTGTTGTTTGCCGGAGTCAGCTCCATAGTGAACTTATATGAAGCACCGGTGGCATTTTTACAAGAAAAATTCAAGGCAAAGCGTGTGGTGGCAACCGCAATTATTCATATTGTCGGAGCGGTAGTTGCCATTTCGATTCAGGCGATTGTCGGAGGTTGGATGGATTTTGTATCCATTTATATTTGTCCGTTGGGAGCTTTACTGGCGGGAGTGATGTTCTTCTGGGTGGCAGGAAAAGACTTCGTGGAAGAAGCAGTAAATATGGGAGCTCAAAACAAGATAGGGACTTGGTTTTTCCCGACTGCTAAATATGCATATTGTTTCTTGGTATTGCTTGCCTTAGTAGCCGGAGCTTTTTTAGGAGGAATTGGATAG
- a CDS encoding tryptophanase — MKEYVLNVPTPRSFSYVKRNIPEVTVEQRERALKATHYNEFAFPAGMLTVDMLSDSGTTAMTDQQWSAMFLGDEAYGRNKGYYVLLDAMRDCFERGDKQKRIIDLVRTDCQDIEKMMNEMYLCEYEGGLFNGGAAQLERPNAFLMPQGRAAESILFEIVRKILAVRAPGKVFTIPSNGHFDTTEGNIKQMGSVPRNLYNKELLYEVPEGGRYEKNPFKGDMDIKKLQQLIDTVGVENIPMIYTTVTNNTICGQAVSMKSIRETAEIAHKYEIPFMLDAARWAENCYFIKMNEEGYADKSIPEIAKEMFSYCDGFTASLKKDGHANMGGILAFRDKGYFWKKFSDFHEDGSVKTDVGILLKVKQISSYGNDSYGSMSGRDIMALAAGLYECCNFNYLHERVEQCNYLAEGFYKAGVKGVVIPAGGHGVYINMDEFFDGKRGHDTFAGEGFSLELIRRYGIRVSELGDYSMEYDLKTPEQQEEVANVVRFAINRSMYSQEHLDYVIAAVKALYEDRESIPNMRIVSGHTLPMRHFHAFLEPYPNEEK, encoded by the coding sequence ATGAAAGAGTATGTATTGAATGTCCCAACACCACGTTCCTTTTCTTATGTGAAACGTAATATCCCTGAAGTGACTGTAGAACAACGGGAAAGAGCCTTAAAAGCAACGCATTATAATGAATTTGCGTTTCCGGCAGGAATGTTGACAGTGGATATGCTATCGGATTCGGGAACAACTGCGATGACAGATCAACAATGGTCTGCTATGTTTCTGGGAGATGAAGCCTATGGAAGAAACAAAGGATACTATGTATTACTGGATGCAATGCGTGACTGTTTTGAAAGAGGAGATAAGCAAAAACGAATTATCGACTTGGTCAGAACCGATTGTCAAGACATCGAAAAAATGATGAATGAAATGTATCTATGTGAATACGAGGGAGGTTTGTTTAATGGAGGAGCAGCCCAATTAGAAAGACCGAATGCCTTTTTAATGCCACAAGGTCGTGCAGCGGAGTCGATTCTGTTTGAAATTGTGAGAAAAATATTAGCAGTCCGTGCACCCGGAAAAGTATTTACGATTCCTTCCAACGGACACTTTGATACGACGGAGGGAAATATCAAACAAATGGGTTCCGTGCCTCGTAATTTATACAATAAAGAATTGTTATATGAAGTTCCGGAAGGAGGAAGATATGAAAAAAATCCTTTCAAAGGGGACATGGATATTAAAAAATTGCAACAATTGATTGACACCGTTGGAGTGGAAAACATTCCGATGATTTATACAACTGTTACCAACAATACTATTTGTGGACAAGCCGTTTCTATGAAGAGTATTCGAGAAACAGCGGAGATTGCTCATAAATATGAAATCCCATTTATGTTGGATGCTGCACGTTGGGCAGAAAATTGCTATTTCATTAAGATGAATGAAGAAGGTTATGCTGATAAGTCCATTCCGGAAATTGCAAAGGAAATGTTCTCTTATTGCGATGGATTCACAGCTTCTTTGAAAAAAGACGGACATGCGAACATGGGTGGAATTTTGGCTTTTCGAGATAAGGGATATTTCTGGAAGAAATTCTCCGACTTTCATGAAGACGGAAGTGTGAAGACAGATGTCGGGATTCTATTAAAAGTAAAACAAATTTCTTCCTATGGAAATGATTCCTATGGAAGCATGTCAGGAAGAGATATTATGGCTCTTGCAGCTGGACTATATGAATGTTGTAACTTCAATTACTTACATGAAAGAGTGGAACAATGCAATTATTTGGCGGAAGGATTCTACAAAGCGGGAGTAAAAGGAGTGGTCATTCCGGCAGGAGGGCATGGAGTATACATCAATATGGACGAGTTTTTCGACGGAAAACGAGGACATGATACCTTTGCAGGGGAAGGATTCAGCTTAGAATTGATTCGACGTTATGGAATTCGAGTTTCCGAATTGGGAGATTATTCTATGGAATATGATTTGAAAACTCCGGAACAACAGGAAGAAGTTGCCAATGTTGTGAGATTTGCAATCAATCGTAGTATGTATTCTCAAGAGCATTTGGATTATGTCATTGCGGCAGTCAAAGCTCTCTATGAAGATAGAGAAAGTATCCCCAATATGAGAATCGTATCCGGGCATACCTTGCCAATGCGTCATTTCCACGCATTTTTGGAACCATATCCTAATGAAGAAAAATAA
- a CDS encoding retron system putative HNH endonuclease has product MLKVNKRKEPLEFKEYKKKKKPINWEGYDNKIKENLKKSLLKEQEGNCCPYCEVKIHLERSHIEHIKPKDKFPKFLHEYDNMIACCVSNKNCGATKANQWDNLFINPVLDNPEEYFKYDIKTGRILPIDEVGYKFDRAETTIRFLNLNEKNLCDKRKVYILKFRDTQKEYRKFFQEFPSLKRYLQNVLT; this is encoded by the coding sequence ATGCTCAAAGTGAATAAAAGAAAAGAGCCACTAGAATTTAAGGAGTATAAAAAAAAGAAAAAACCTATAAATTGGGAGGGATATGACAATAAAATAAAAGAAAATCTAAAAAAATCTCTGTTAAAAGAGCAAGAAGGAAATTGTTGCCCATACTGTGAAGTCAAGATTCATTTAGAGAGAAGTCATATAGAACACATTAAGCCAAAAGACAAATTTCCGAAATTTCTACATGAGTATGATAATATGATTGCCTGCTGTGTTAGCAATAAAAATTGTGGTGCGACAAAGGCAAATCAATGGGATAATTTATTTATAAATCCTGTTTTGGATAATCCGGAGGAGTATTTTAAATATGATATTAAAACTGGGAGAATACTTCCTATAGACGAAGTAGGATATAAATTTGACAGAGCAGAAACTACGATAAGATTTCTAAATTTGAATGAAAAAAATTTATGTGACAAAAGAAAAGTGTATATCCTTAAATTTAGAGATACTCAAAAAGAATATAGGAAATTTTTTCAAGAATTCCCTTCTTTAAAAAGATATTTGCAAAATGTTCTGACATAA
- the putP gene encoding sodium/proline symporter PutP: protein MAGIETFITFIIYLLFLMGIGVYFYTKTTTHEDYVLGGRGVGYWVTAMSAQASDMSGWLLMGLPGAVFLNGFSEIWVIIGLALGTYANWKWVAPKLRVQTEETETLTLPTFLTKRLGDRTGMIRVFSAIAILFFFTVYSSSGLVAAGKLFETILGIDYTWGVFIGGGTIIVYIFLGGYLACCWTDFFQGVLMFFAITIVPSIAYFHGGGIDGIQLAMKARDISLTIFSRTEHIDIFIILSGLAWGLGYFGQPHILVRFMSIEKVEELWKSRLIAMIWVVISLVGAIAVGITGIAVFPNIAELNGDSEKIFIYMISKLFNPWIGGILFAAILSAIMSTISSQLLVSANTLTEDFYKYIKYEPSNRELIWVGRISILIIFFLAGILSLNPNSKVLSLVSYAWAGFGAVFGPAILMTLYKREVHWKSVLTGMIVSAITVVIWKHSGLGNQLYEIFPGFMVNIAIILLSNSYFKKA from the coding sequence ATGGCGGGAATAGAAACGTTTATTACTTTTATTATCTACTTATTATTTCTAATGGGAATTGGCGTGTACTTTTATACCAAAACAACTACACATGAAGACTATGTTTTAGGGGGAAGAGGCGTTGGATATTGGGTGACAGCGATGTCTGCACAAGCCAGCGATATGAGCGGTTGGTTGCTTATGGGACTTCCCGGAGCCGTATTTTTAAATGGTTTCAGTGAAATTTGGGTCATCATCGGTTTGGCATTGGGAACCTATGCAAACTGGAAATGGGTAGCTCCAAAGTTAAGGGTGCAAACAGAAGAAACGGAAACTCTAACTCTGCCAACTTTTTTAACCAAAAGATTGGGGGATCGCACAGGAATGATCCGAGTATTTTCGGCGATTGCGATTTTATTCTTTTTTACCGTTTACTCTTCTTCCGGTTTGGTTGCTGCCGGAAAGCTTTTTGAAACCATTTTAGGAATTGACTATACTTGGGGAGTTTTTATTGGCGGAGGAACTATCATTGTCTACATTTTTTTAGGAGGCTATCTGGCCTGTTGTTGGACAGATTTCTTTCAGGGAGTTCTTATGTTTTTTGCCATTACCATTGTTCCGAGCATAGCTTATTTTCATGGAGGAGGGATAGACGGAATTCAACTTGCCATGAAAGCAAGAGACATTTCCCTTACTATTTTTTCAAGAACGGAACATATTGATATTTTTATTATACTATCCGGTTTGGCATGGGGCCTTGGATATTTTGGGCAACCACATATTCTGGTTCGATTTATGAGCATTGAAAAAGTCGAAGAACTATGGAAATCGAGACTGATCGCTATGATTTGGGTGGTCATTTCCTTAGTGGGGGCGATTGCGGTAGGAATCACAGGAATTGCCGTCTTCCCTAACATTGCGGAACTAAACGGCGATTCTGAAAAAATCTTTATCTATATGATTTCAAAATTGTTTAACCCTTGGATCGGAGGAATTTTATTTGCAGCCATTTTATCGGCCATTATGTCCACAATCTCCTCTCAATTATTGGTATCTGCCAATACTCTAACAGAAGATTTTTATAAATATATCAAATATGAGCCAAGCAATAGAGAACTGATCTGGGTAGGGAGAATTTCCATCTTGATTATTTTCTTCCTTGCAGGAATCTTATCCCTGAACCCAAACTCTAAGGTACTCTCTCTGGTATCTTATGCTTGGGCGGGATTTGGAGCCGTCTTTGGTCCGGCGATTTTAATGACTCTCTATAAGAGGGAAGTCCACTGGAAAAGTGTTCTGACGGGAATGATTGTTTCCGCTATCACTGTTGTCATTTGGAAACATTCCGGTCTGGGAAATCAACTCTATGAAATTTTTCCGGGATTTATGGTAAACATTGCCATCATTCTGCTTAGCAATTCTTACTTTAAAAAAGCCTGA
- a CDS encoding MgtC/SapB family protein, with protein MDRFITELGYQEIAFRVIAAIFIGGIIGYEREKNNRPAGFRTHILVCLGAAITSIIQDRMRIDVLRLAATQPEAMQAIKLDLGRLGAQVISGIGFLGAGSIMRERGTIEGLTTAAGIWATGCIGLAVGWGFYSLTLIATVAVIITLITLKKLEVSWIAKQYNAKISVQYKNSIRGEDILEMSDYLKKINTKVLGITKNEEEKTVLFTIRLKKNAKVSDIVLNLASYDKIEQVRKED; from the coding sequence ATGGATCGATTTATTACAGAATTAGGATACCAAGAAATTGCGTTTAGAGTGATTGCGGCTATTTTTATAGGTGGAATTATCGGTTATGAGCGAGAAAAAAATAATAGACCTGCGGGATTTCGAACTCATATTTTAGTTTGTTTGGGGGCAGCCATTACTTCCATTATCCAAGATAGAATGAGAATTGATGTTCTTCGACTTGCTGCGACACAGCCGGAAGCAATGCAAGCCATTAAATTGGATTTAGGACGCTTGGGAGCTCAGGTTATCAGCGGAATAGGTTTCTTGGGGGCCGGAAGTATTATGAGAGAACGAGGTACCATTGAGGGCTTAACCACTGCAGCAGGAATTTGGGCAACAGGATGTATTGGACTTGCCGTTGGGTGGGGATTTTACAGTTTGACCCTGATTGCAACCGTGGCGGTGATTATTACTTTGATTACTTTGAAAAAACTGGAAGTGAGTTGGATTGCAAAACAGTACAATGCTAAAATTTCTGTGCAGTATAAAAATTCCATTCGAGGAGAAGATATTTTAGAAATGTCGGACTACTTGAAAAAAATCAATACGAAGGTGTTGGGAATTACAAAAAATGAAGAAGAGAAAACAGTCCTGTTCACAATTCGTTTGAAGAAGAATGCAAAAGTCTCAGATATTGTATTAAATCTTGCAAGTTATGATAAAATAGAACAAGTAAGGAAGGAAGATTGA
- a CDS encoding PAS domain-containing protein, translated as MKKEIRQQYEMLVSFLGKVLGPCYEIVLHEIKGEEIKMLSIANGEISNRIMGSPISEKTRSLLKEKVYEKEDLVLNEIVILKNSKKLRSSTLFIKDNGKVVGMLCINFDDTQFNDLTNQLLRIIHPDIFLQNFLSDVSYNLLSQDREHEKITDTSVNTIDSLMEKIFQEIKSELNLPLHRLSKQEKEKVIQKLYEQDFFKLKSSIPFLAKKLNCSVTTIYRYVASCSKKKLDS; from the coding sequence ATGAAAAAAGAAATACGTCAACAATATGAAATGTTAGTATCCTTTTTAGGAAAGGTCTTAGGACCCTGTTACGAGATTGTTCTGCACGAAATCAAGGGAGAGGAAATAAAAATGCTTTCCATTGCCAACGGAGAAATCAGCAATCGGATTATGGGAAGCCCTATTTCTGAAAAAACACGGAGTTTGTTAAAAGAAAAAGTATATGAAAAAGAGGACTTGGTCTTAAATGAGATTGTCATTTTAAAAAATTCTAAAAAACTTCGTTCCTCGACTCTATTTATCAAAGATAACGGAAAAGTGGTCGGTATGCTTTGTATCAATTTCGATGATACCCAATTTAATGACTTGACAAATCAGTTGTTACGAATTATTCATCCCGATATTTTCTTACAAAATTTCCTATCCGATGTTTCCTATAATCTTCTCTCTCAGGACAGAGAGCATGAAAAAATCACAGATACGTCCGTAAACACAATTGACTCCTTAATGGAAAAAATTTTTCAGGAAATCAAGTCGGAACTGAATTTACCTCTACATCGCCTGAGTAAACAGGAAAAAGAAAAAGTCATACAAAAACTGTATGAACAGGATTTTTTTAAATTAAAATCTTCCATTCCTTTCTTGGCAAAAAAACTAAATTGTTCCGTTACCACAATATATCGTTATGTCGCTTCCTGTTCGAAAAAAAAGCTGGATTCCTAA